The proteins below come from a single Chryseobacterium bernardetii genomic window:
- a CDS encoding outer membrane beta-barrel family protein → MNRKIILLLSLAASSFFFAQSVEGTVTDKENKPVAETEVLITRNNVKFSAITDEKGLFKIPLKENGDYILEIIKDGVKTNSEKIAVKGNARKDIQIKDEPLVQKVEGVTITAKKKLFERKVDRLVFNVENSVASQGIDAIEALAKTPMVKTSDEAISIAGKSNVAVMINDRLLNLNGQELINYLKTLRSDDILKIEVITTPPAKYDAEGKSGLINIILKKNANLGWNGSIQTSGNYFWGKPTVSARSGATFNYQGEKLSLSTNLSVGDNYWQYNIYNNMSGISNNNYWNKNGDNLNNYKYKSGNIKAEYKINDKNLFGINYNYSHSNPKETGESESVRFNGNGLTHIISDFNNRNSRDVHNATAFYETKIDSAGGKLNVTANMMLNNSNARNFSNTITPELINTMANPISKYRIYSGQADLEKTFGKIKTESGLKYTKIKNDSEFNFFDIKNGVYELNTGKTNTFFYNEENYAAYVSTNFKISEQWDAKAGLRYEYTTLEGISMNDNTSAKIKYGKFFPTAYLSYKPNENNAFSLSYSRRISRPYFGNLNPFKYFTSNFEYTTGNPYLLPSFSDNFEFGYVLNNNLNITLYHSYNKDSWDRIQMIDDNYRYTIAKNFYNENQTGINISYNYNKLKWLESNIFVNGYYTKAKSYDPAILPVPPGYSANVNIDNNFFLNKEKTVTFLLGLWGSLPNRDGNTYYYTNASLYTGLKLALMDKKLLLNLYLNDVLNTNREKGIEYYPDYNIDYQYKGITRNVHLSLTYKFGNNNVKGATKQVKFEESNRAGGGNN, encoded by the coding sequence ATGAACCGGAAAATTATTCTTCTTTTAAGTCTTGCCGCCTCTTCATTCTTTTTTGCACAAAGTGTGGAAGGAACGGTTACAGATAAAGAAAATAAGCCAGTAGCAGAAACTGAAGTGCTTATTACCAGGAACAATGTTAAATTTTCTGCTATTACAGATGAAAAGGGATTGTTTAAAATTCCTTTAAAAGAGAATGGAGATTATATACTTGAGATAATTAAAGACGGGGTAAAAACCAATAGTGAAAAAATTGCTGTAAAGGGAAATGCCAGAAAAGACATTCAGATTAAGGATGAACCTTTAGTTCAGAAGGTAGAAGGTGTAACCATCACAGCAAAGAAAAAATTATTCGAGAGAAAAGTAGACCGCCTGGTCTTCAATGTAGAAAATTCTGTAGCCTCTCAGGGAATTGACGCCATCGAAGCTCTAGCCAAAACACCAATGGTAAAAACCAGTGATGAAGCGATAAGTATTGCCGGAAAAAGCAATGTTGCGGTTATGATTAACGACAGATTACTGAATCTGAACGGGCAGGAACTTATCAATTATCTGAAGACACTCCGTTCCGATGACATTCTTAAAATAGAAGTGATTACCACGCCTCCTGCTAAGTATGACGCGGAAGGAAAAAGCGGATTAATTAATATCATCCTTAAGAAAAATGCCAATCTGGGCTGGAACGGATCTATTCAGACGTCAGGAAACTATTTTTGGGGAAAGCCCACTGTTTCTGCAAGAAGTGGTGCCACATTCAATTACCAGGGAGAAAAGCTTTCATTAAGCACCAACTTATCTGTTGGTGATAATTACTGGCAATATAATATCTACAATAATATGTCCGGTATATCAAATAATAATTACTGGAACAAGAATGGTGATAATCTTAATAACTACAAATACAAAAGCGGAAATATAAAAGCAGAATATAAGATCAATGATAAGAATCTTTTCGGTATCAATTATAACTATTCACATAGTAATCCTAAAGAAACGGGAGAAAGTGAATCTGTACGGTTCAATGGGAATGGTTTAACTCATATTATTTCCGATTTCAACAACAGAAACAGCCGGGATGTTCATAATGCAACGGCATTTTATGAAACTAAAATAGACAGTGCCGGAGGAAAGCTGAACGTAACTGCCAATATGATGCTTAACAATTCCAACGCAAGAAATTTTTCAAATACAATTACCCCGGAATTGATTAACACAATGGCTAACCCTATCAGTAAATACAGGATTTATTCAGGACAGGCTGATCTGGAAAAAACATTTGGAAAAATAAAAACGGAATCCGGATTAAAGTATACAAAGATCAAAAATGATTCTGAATTCAATTTCTTCGATATTAAAAATGGTGTATATGAACTGAACACCGGTAAAACCAATACTTTCTTTTATAACGAAGAAAATTATGCAGCTTATGTTTCAACCAATTTTAAGATCAGTGAGCAATGGGATGCTAAAGCCGGGCTTCGCTATGAATATACCACTTTGGAAGGTATTTCCATGAATGATAATACCTCAGCAAAGATCAAATATGGTAAATTCTTCCCTACTGCCTATTTAAGTTATAAGCCTAATGAAAACAATGCATTTTCATTAAGCTATTCCCGCAGAATTTCACGTCCGTATTTCGGGAACCTGAATCCGTTTAAGTATTTCACATCCAACTTTGAATATACTACAGGTAACCCTTATCTCTTACCTTCATTTTCAGATAACTTTGAATTCGGATATGTTTTAAACAATAACCTCAACATTACATTATATCACAGCTATAACAAAGATAGCTGGGACAGGATTCAAATGATTGATGATAATTACAGATATACCATTGCCAAGAATTTCTATAATGAAAACCAGACGGGTATTAACATCAGTTATAATTACAATAAACTGAAATGGCTGGAATCCAACATCTTTGTAAATGGTTACTATACGAAGGCAAAATCTTATGACCCTGCTATTCTGCCTGTTCCACCGGGATACAGTGCCAACGTAAACATCGATAATAATTTCTTCCTTAATAAAGAAAAAACAGTGACTTTTCTATTGGGCTTGTGGGGAAGTCTTCCCAACAGGGACGGAAATACTTATTATTATACCAATGCCTCATTATACACAGGGCTGAAGCTGGCACTGATGGATAAAAAACTTCTTCTTAACCTTTATTTAAATGATGTCCTAAATACCAACCGTGAAAAAGGAATAGAATATTATCCGGATTACAATATTGATTATCAATACAAAGGAATTACGAGAAATGTTCACCTTTCTCTCACTTATAAATTCGGAAATAATAATGTGAAAGGTGCAACTAAACAGGTGAAATTTGAAGAATCCAACAGAGCCGGTGGTGGCAATAATTAA
- the tyrS gene encoding tyrosine--tRNA ligase has translation MIRTLKENVSIILPENGLEEKLKQAKEENRKLSIKLGFDPTAPDLHLGHAVVLKKLKEFQDWGHQIIIVVGSFTARIGDPTGKNKARKPLSAEDVQYNAQTYINQLSKIIDVEKTRIVFNSDWLDALNFSEVIQLLSKVTVAQLMHRNDFSKRFTENTPIAMHELVYPILQGFDSVKIECDIEMGGTDQLFNCTMGRQLQEAHQMPAQIVMCMPLLKGLDGKEKMSKSLNNIIGLTDAPNEMFGKTMSIPDSLVEEFIDLTTDFSTEEKNSLKLKMEAGENPMNIKKIIARNIISQYHNAEAAENAEIFFNNQFQNKNFDKKSFEPVPISILHHVQKKTTVLELCYQLKNELSKSAVRRLIESGGVQINSAKIINPDQEIELTQEIRIKIGKRNFFELI, from the coding sequence ATGATCCGTACATTAAAAGAAAATGTCTCTATTATCCTTCCGGAAAACGGATTGGAAGAGAAATTAAAACAGGCTAAAGAAGAAAACAGAAAACTCTCCATTAAACTGGGTTTTGATCCAACGGCTCCCGATCTGCATCTGGGACATGCTGTTGTACTTAAAAAACTGAAAGAATTCCAGGATTGGGGACACCAGATTATTATTGTGGTAGGAAGCTTTACGGCAAGAATTGGCGACCCTACAGGAAAAAATAAGGCCAGAAAGCCATTAAGTGCCGAAGACGTTCAGTATAATGCACAAACTTATATTAATCAATTGTCAAAAATCATTGATGTTGAAAAAACAAGAATTGTTTTCAACTCAGATTGGCTCGATGCATTGAATTTCTCGGAGGTTATTCAACTGTTATCGAAAGTTACAGTGGCTCAGCTGATGCACAGAAATGATTTCAGCAAACGCTTTACAGAAAATACACCTATTGCCATGCATGAACTTGTATACCCAATTCTGCAGGGATTTGACTCTGTAAAAATTGAATGTGATATTGAAATGGGCGGAACAGATCAGCTTTTTAATTGTACCATGGGAAGACAGCTTCAGGAAGCTCATCAGATGCCTGCCCAAATTGTGATGTGTATGCCTCTGCTGAAAGGGCTTGACGGAAAAGAAAAAATGAGTAAATCCTTAAACAATATCATAGGACTAACCGATGCCCCTAATGAAATGTTTGGAAAAACCATGTCTATTCCGGATTCTTTAGTTGAAGAGTTTATTGATCTTACCACAGACTTTTCAACAGAAGAAAAAAACAGTTTAAAATTAAAAATGGAAGCCGGTGAAAATCCAATGAACATTAAAAAAATAATTGCCAGAAATATCATCAGCCAATACCACAATGCTGAAGCTGCGGAAAATGCAGAAATATTTTTCAATAACCAATTCCAGAATAAGAATTTTGATAAAAAAAGCTTTGAACCTGTCCCCATTAGTATTTTACATCATGTTCAGAAGAAAACAACCGTTCTTGAGCTTTGCTACCAGTTAAAAAATGAACTCAGCAAATCAGCAGTCAGAAGGCTTATTGAAAGTGGCGGGGTTCAGATCAATTCTGCTAAAATCATAAATCCGGATCAGGAAATAGAACTTACACAAGAGATCAGGATAAAGATTGGCAAAAGAAACTTTTTTGAGCTTATCTAA
- a CDS encoding GNAT family N-acetyltransferase gives MKTLLTYQKATENDIDYLLDLRIKTMVPHYAESHLPTDQETTLQRILYQFEKAYLILLANQPIGLLKIDKSETNIDILQLQIDPSQQGKGLGRMILTDILEEAIKTGKTASLSVLKTNKAQRLYSSLGFKIISEDKHSYFMEFKPV, from the coding sequence ATGAAAACTTTACTTACCTATCAAAAAGCTACAGAAAATGATATTGATTATCTTCTTGATCTGAGGATAAAAACCATGGTTCCGCATTATGCAGAATCCCATCTTCCCACAGACCAGGAAACAACTCTTCAGCGGATTCTTTATCAGTTTGAAAAAGCATATCTTATTTTACTGGCCAATCAGCCTATCGGACTTTTAAAAATAGATAAATCAGAAACGAATATTGATATTCTACAGCTTCAGATTGATCCCAGCCAGCAAGGTAAAGGATTAGGAAGAATGATTCTTACTGATATTCTGGAAGAAGCTATTAAAACAGGAAAAACAGCGTCTTTAAGTGTTTTAAAAACCAATAAGGCACAACGACTTTATTCCAGTTTAGGCTTCAAAATTATAAGTGAGGATAAGCATTCTTACTTCATGGAGTTTAAACCGGTTTAA
- a CDS encoding helix-hairpin-helix domain-containing protein, producing the protein MKKNIRVVSVLDAAKSYEYVDEKPIRGGVKDVYFSPDRQYVVAFYRNPLDEGQRERIRRIVSTYLQSIQNGNAAEYFLNEIFRWPYDIVEKNGLTGIIVPVYNQKFFFAKGYVGSDHIQGEDKVGKWFTAPMFRNPQYPLRLDQSELGDWLSYFQIAINISRGVKKLHQMGLAHSDLSYNNILVDPVTKSACIIDIDGLVVPKLFPPEVIGTADFIAPEVLRTQHLGLQDPGRHLPNQKTDLHALGVLIYMYLLRRHPLRGGKIWDLDSEKDEMISMGEKALFIEHPNDPSNNVRADHLRKWDAFWGDPQKIPYTITGPYIADLFRKTFIDGLHDPIRRPTANEWETALLKTVDLIQPCQNSNCTEKWYVFDNTSNPRCPFCGTSHQGTLPVLDLYFRFDDEVWKPENHRLMVYHNHYLFKWHVSRKVIRNENLTMQDKMPVGYFTFHLGKWVLVNQSLASMRDITDQKEIPPGSMVELIDGKKILLSAEEGGRLIYVTMANQ; encoded by the coding sequence ATGAAAAAAAACATTAGGGTTGTTTCCGTTCTGGATGCAGCCAAATCCTATGAATATGTTGATGAAAAACCGATCCGGGGCGGGGTAAAAGATGTTTACTTTTCTCCGGACAGGCAATATGTAGTTGCTTTTTATAGAAATCCGCTGGATGAGGGGCAAAGGGAAAGAATCAGGAGAATTGTTTCTACTTATCTGCAAAGCATTCAGAATGGTAATGCTGCAGAATATTTCCTGAATGAAATATTCAGATGGCCATATGATATTGTAGAAAAAAACGGGCTCACAGGAATTATTGTCCCTGTTTACAACCAGAAATTTTTCTTTGCCAAAGGATATGTTGGTTCAGATCATATTCAGGGTGAAGATAAAGTTGGAAAATGGTTTACTGCCCCTATGTTCAGAAATCCTCAGTATCCATTAAGGCTGGATCAGTCTGAATTAGGAGATTGGCTAAGCTATTTTCAGATTGCAATTAATATCAGCCGGGGAGTCAAAAAACTTCATCAGATGGGTTTAGCCCATTCAGATTTGTCTTACAACAATATACTGGTAGATCCTGTAACCAAATCGGCCTGTATTATTGATATTGACGGTCTTGTTGTTCCTAAGCTGTTCCCACCTGAAGTAATCGGAACAGCAGACTTTATTGCTCCCGAAGTTTTAAGAACCCAACATTTGGGACTTCAGGATCCAGGAAGGCATCTGCCCAATCAAAAAACCGACTTACATGCTCTTGGAGTTCTCATCTATATGTATCTGCTGAGAAGGCATCCTCTTCGTGGCGGAAAAATATGGGACCTGGATTCTGAAAAAGATGAAATGATTTCTATGGGTGAAAAAGCTCTGTTTATAGAACATCCTAATGACCCTTCCAATAATGTGAGAGCAGACCATCTTAGAAAATGGGATGCTTTCTGGGGAGATCCACAAAAGATTCCCTATACCATAACTGGGCCTTATATTGCAGACCTGTTCAGAAAAACATTTATAGACGGTTTACATGATCCTATCAGACGTCCCACAGCCAATGAATGGGAAACAGCTTTACTGAAAACCGTAGATCTGATACAGCCCTGTCAGAATTCCAATTGTACTGAAAAATGGTATGTTTTTGATAATACCAGCAATCCCAGATGTCCTTTCTGTGGCACTTCACATCAGGGAACGCTTCCGGTTCTGGATTTATACTTCAGATTTGATGATGAAGTTTGGAAACCTGAAAATCACAGGTTGATGGTGTATCATAATCATTATTTATTTAAATGGCATGTATCCAGAAAGGTAATCAGAAATGAAAATCTGACAATGCAGGACAAAATGCCGGTAGGATATTTTACTTTTCATCTGGGAAAATGGGTACTTGTAAATCAGAGCTTGGCTAGTATGAGGGATATTACAGACCAAAAAGAAATTCCACCAGGCTCTATGGTAGAACTAATTGATGGGAAAAAGATATTGTTATCTGCAGAAGAAGGCGGAAGACTGATCTATGTGACAATGGCTAACCAATAG
- a CDS encoding PP2C family serine/threonine-protein phosphatase yields the protein MKIPSFYLGIGKKPVEIKTIHKEREEFKEAQWTMDQAHSGKFYEFTFEMNSFPNIRIKNIGNLEETGLTFENNRISGIPKAHNMYHLDIEFFHTEDKDNTDVKRVQLLVNIDPKDLWKNIPSDRNADFYKEDEVSAQRKFSDKKIVVVSKRGRSHAHEGKFREDDFAVNELSAGWNIISVSDGAGSAVMAREGSRLATVSVNQFFSSPETVCAIDSNINVIYTSENKENEQKAKENVIRLLYEGVLYVHHALENTASENNFLVNDLHATLIFALVKKFSFGYVILSFGVGDCPINLIHTGFSKVELLNTMDVGEYSGGTRFITMKEIFNDQIVSRFRITCVDDFSHLLLMTDGIYDPKFLTENKLEAVESWKTFFNDLDGNNDDLAKVDFMNDTNIARQLLHWTDFWSRGNHDDRTLAIIY from the coding sequence ATGAAAATACCTTCATTTTATTTGGGAATTGGAAAAAAGCCCGTGGAAATAAAGACTATTCATAAAGAAAGGGAAGAATTTAAAGAAGCTCAATGGACCATGGATCAGGCTCATTCAGGAAAGTTCTATGAATTCACCTTTGAGATGAACAGTTTTCCGAATATCAGGATTAAAAATATAGGGAATCTGGAAGAAACCGGGCTTACATTTGAAAATAACAGGATTTCCGGAATTCCCAAAGCTCATAATATGTATCATCTGGATATTGAGTTCTTCCATACAGAGGATAAAGACAATACAGATGTCAAAAGAGTTCAGTTATTGGTGAATATTGATCCAAAAGATCTATGGAAGAATATTCCAAGTGACAGGAATGCGGACTTCTATAAAGAGGATGAGGTTTCAGCCCAGAGGAAATTTTCAGACAAGAAAATTGTTGTTGTTTCCAAAAGAGGCCGTTCTCATGCCCATGAAGGAAAATTCAGGGAAGATGATTTTGCAGTGAATGAACTTTCTGCAGGCTGGAATATAATTTCTGTCTCTGATGGAGCTGGTTCTGCTGTAATGGCAAGAGAAGGTTCAAGACTGGCAACGGTTTCTGTTAATCAGTTTTTCAGTTCTCCGGAAACTGTATGTGCAATTGATAGTAATATTAATGTCATTTATACCTCAGAAAATAAAGAAAATGAGCAGAAAGCTAAAGAGAATGTGATAAGACTCTTGTATGAAGGTGTTTTATATGTTCATCATGCTTTAGAGAATACCGCTTCAGAAAATAATTTTCTGGTCAATGATCTGCACGCTACTCTTATTTTTGCTTTGGTTAAAAAGTTCAGTTTTGGATATGTTATCCTGAGTTTTGGAGTGGGAGACTGCCCAATTAATCTTATTCATACCGGTTTTTCTAAAGTAGAACTTCTGAATACCATGGATGTGGGAGAGTACAGTGGTGGTACCCGTTTTATTACGATGAAGGAAATCTTTAACGATCAGATTGTTTCCCGCTTTAGGATCACCTGTGTAGATGATTTTTCACATCTGTTGCTCATGACAGATGGAATTTATGATCCAAAATTCCTTACCGAAAATAAGCTGGAAGCTGTAGAAAGCTGGAAAACATTTTTTAATGATCTGGATGGAAATAATGATGATCTTGCCAAAGTAGATTTTATGAATGATACCAATATCGCTCGACAACTTCTCCATTGGACGGATTTCTGGAGCAGGGGGAATCATGACGACCGTACACTGGCCATAATTTATTAA
- a CDS encoding TerY-C metal binding domain-containing protein translates to MRRLPIYFLIDVSESMVGDPIEQVQEGISDIVRELKRDPYSLETVYISVIGFAGEAEVITPLQDIISFYPPKIPIGSGTSLSQGLIKVMDCIDKDVVKTTYDRKGDWKPIVFLFTDGVPTDDATKAIERWNSKYNGKANTIAVSIGENTNYKLLGSLADHVLLFNNTDENSYKEFFKWVTDSIKTTSQSVTEAKKEGINLSKIDPIILEKVDPQMEQRFPDNNFVVLNAKCSETDKLYLMKFKKTFGESSIPGMSTRYYKLEGAYKIDEKSYYRLSSAQKSNLRISIEELQGGTSCPHCANPIALATCACGGIHCLQGEGYNKCPWCGTSDYYGYSGGGFDINRTLG, encoded by the coding sequence ATGAGAAGACTGCCTATTTATTTTTTGATAGATGTTTCCGAATCTATGGTAGGAGACCCTATTGAGCAGGTACAGGAAGGAATTTCTGATATTGTCAGGGAACTCAAAAGAGATCCGTATTCATTGGAAACGGTTTATATTTCTGTGATTGGTTTTGCAGGAGAGGCGGAAGTGATTACTCCACTTCAGGATATAATCAGTTTTTATCCGCCAAAAATTCCGATTGGAAGCGGTACGTCATTATCTCAGGGGTTGATTAAAGTGATGGACTGTATTGATAAGGATGTTGTGAAAACAACGTATGACCGTAAAGGAGACTGGAAACCTATTGTTTTTCTGTTTACTGATGGAGTTCCGACTGATGATGCCACTAAAGCAATTGAAAGGTGGAACAGTAAGTATAACGGAAAAGCCAATACCATTGCTGTTTCTATAGGTGAGAATACCAATTATAAACTTTTAGGCTCACTGGCAGATCATGTTTTACTTTTCAATAACACGGACGAGAATTCATATAAAGAATTCTTCAAATGGGTAACAGATTCTATTAAGACCACCAGCCAAAGTGTTACTGAAGCGAAGAAAGAGGGGATTAACCTCTCCAAAATTGATCCTATTATCCTTGAAAAGGTAGATCCACAGATGGAACAGCGCTTTCCGGATAATAATTTTGTGGTTTTGAATGCCAAGTGTTCAGAGACAGACAAACTCTACCTGATGAAGTTTAAAAAAACATTCGGAGAATCCAGTATTCCGGGGATGTCAACAAGGTACTATAAACTGGAAGGAGCTTATAAAATTGATGAAAAATCTTACTACCGGCTTTCTTCTGCACAAAAGAGTAATCTGAGAATTTCAATAGAGGAACTGCAGGGAGGAACTTCCTGCCCGCATTGTGCGAATCCTATTGCGCTGGCAACCTGCGCATGTGGTGGAATTCATTGCCTGCAAGGGGAAGGATATAATAAATGCCCATGGTGCGGAACATCTGATTATTATGGATATTCCGGCGGCGGGTTTGATATCAACAGAACTTTAGGTTAA
- a CDS encoding vWA domain-containing protein: MTRRLLAYFLLDTSGSMNGEPIQALNNGFNGLISMLRTDPQAMDSLHLSVITFDREVKNIIPLTALANFYPMEITCPDSGPTHTGAALEMAADLVQKDLVKGSADEKGDWQPLLFIFTDGKPSDIQKYRQMIPVLKGLEFGAIVGCAAGPKADEQFLKELTDHVVKLDTTDAITLSSFFRWVSSSITQGGHSQNTADHITLPPPPSELNIII; encoded by the coding sequence ATGACCAGAAGATTATTAGCCTATTTTTTACTGGATACTTCCGGTTCCATGAATGGAGAACCTATCCAGGCACTGAACAACGGTTTTAACGGGCTGATCAGTATGCTTCGTACAGATCCACAAGCGATGGACAGCCTTCATTTGAGTGTCATTACTTTTGACAGAGAAGTTAAAAATATTATTCCCTTAACAGCGCTTGCCAATTTCTATCCCATGGAAATTACCTGCCCAGATAGTGGTCCTACCCATACGGGAGCGGCATTGGAAATGGCAGCAGATCTGGTTCAGAAAGATCTTGTAAAAGGCTCTGCTGATGAAAAAGGAGACTGGCAGCCATTACTTTTTATATTTACGGACGGGAAGCCTTCAGATATTCAGAAATACAGGCAAATGATCCCTGTACTAAAAGGTCTTGAGTTCGGAGCAATTGTAGGGTGTGCCGCAGGACCTAAGGCAGATGAACAGTTTCTTAAAGAGCTTACAGATCATGTCGTAAAGCTGGATACTACAGACGCCATTACCCTCTCTTCCTTTTTCAGATGGGTGAGTTCTTCCATTACACAGGGTGGCCATTCGCAGAATACAGCAGATCATATAACATTGCCTCCGCCACCATCGGAGCTGAATATTATTATTTAA
- a CDS encoding TerD family protein has product MAINLQKGQTIDLRKNDRGESVYDLSKVTIGLGWDVRKQGGFFGKLFNKEAEYDLDAVAFLLDGNGKVANLGRTVQTNDGRQIGLYQGDVVFFNSMQHPSGNVWLTGDNRTGAGDGDDEQIIVKLDQLDQSYQKIVFLVTIYQGRSNNQHFGMIENAFIRAVDATGKEITKYSLSGDSSMNGMCAMVFAEAYRHNGDWKFRALGEPHHTDNFIDILRQQYSYSN; this is encoded by the coding sequence ATGGCAATTAATTTACAGAAAGGTCAAACGATTGATTTAAGAAAAAACGACCGTGGAGAAAGTGTTTATGACCTTTCAAAAGTAACGATCGGATTAGGATGGGATGTAAGGAAGCAAGGTGGTTTCTTTGGAAAACTTTTTAATAAGGAAGCAGAATATGATCTTGATGCAGTAGCGTTTCTTTTAGATGGTAACGGAAAAGTGGCCAACCTTGGAAGAACGGTTCAGACGAATGACGGAAGGCAAATAGGATTGTATCAGGGTGATGTTGTTTTTTTCAATTCTATGCAGCATCCAAGCGGAAATGTATGGCTTACGGGAGATAACAGAACAGGGGCCGGCGATGGTGATGATGAACAGATCATTGTGAAGCTGGATCAGCTGGATCAAAGCTACCAGAAAATTGTTTTCCTTGTTACTATTTATCAGGGAAGAAGCAATAATCAGCACTTTGGAATGATTGAGAACGCATTTATTCGTGCTGTGGATGCTACGGGTAAAGAAATTACGAAATACAGCCTTTCCGGAGATTCAAGTATGAACGGAATGTGTGCAATGGTTTTTGCTGAAGCATACCGTCATAACGGAGACTGGAAGTTCCGTGCTTTGGGAGAACCTCATCATACAGATAATTTTATTGATATCCTGAGACAGCAGTATTCATATTCAAATTAG
- a CDS encoding TerD family protein, which yields MAINLQKGQKIEIGLTKMTIGLGWDPNEGTGYDFDLDASAIMIDSERKLVSEEYFVFYNNLKSPDGALTHTGDDPSGKNSDGDDDEAIIIDLDKVDSRVEEILFVVTIEDFERRKQNFGQVRNSYIRVVDNNTNQEIAKYELDEDFSIETGVEFGRLYKRNGSWKFEASGIGYRADLGFFLEKYYKGQIIK from the coding sequence ATGGCAATTAATCTACAGAAAGGACAAAAGATTGAGATCGGATTGACTAAAATGACAATTGGACTTGGTTGGGATCCTAATGAAGGGACAGGCTACGACTTTGATCTTGATGCTTCTGCAATCATGATTGATTCTGAAAGAAAATTAGTAAGCGAAGAATATTTTGTTTTTTATAATAACCTGAAATCGCCGGATGGTGCTCTTACCCATACCGGAGATGATCCTAGCGGAAAAAACAGTGATGGGGATGATGATGAAGCCATCATTATTGATCTTGATAAAGTGGATTCAAGAGTAGAGGAGATTCTTTTTGTAGTCACTATTGAAGATTTCGAAAGGAGAAAACAGAATTTCGGACAGGTTAGAAATTCTTACATCAGGGTGGTAGACAACAATACCAACCAGGAAATTGCAAAATATGAGCTTGATGAAGACTTTTCTATAGAAACAGGAGTTGAGTTCGGAAGACTGTATAAAAGAAACGGAAGCTGGAAATTTGAAGCTTCGGGAATAGGCTACAGAGCAGATCTTGGCTTTTTCCTTGAAAAATATTATAAGGGGCAGATCATTAAATAA